CCTTGCGGTCGGTGGCCGCAACCGACATGGCGAGCACGGGCGGCGTCGGCTCCGAGGCTTTGAGCGCAGCCGGCGCGGTCTTGCCGCTCGAGACGGTGTCGCCGGTCTTGACGGCATCGAGCTTGGCGAGCGCCACGGTGTCGCCGGCTTCGGCCGAGGCACGCTTGCTGTCGTAAGCGCCGCTCACGGCGAGGATGCCGGAGATGCGGCTCGCACCGCCGGAGGAGGATTGCAACGTGGCGCCGTCGTCGAGATGGCCGGCGAGCAATCGCGTCAGCGACAGCTTGCCGCCGTGCTGCGAATGCAGCGTCTTGAAGACGAAGCCGAGCGCATCCTTCGCGGACGGCGCACCGAGACGTTTTGCGGTCTCGGCGATGCCGGGCGCCTCGTGACGCAGCGCCTTCATCAGGCGCAACACGCCGTTTTCGCGCAAGGCCGCACCCAACAGAACGGGGCAGATCAGCCCTTCGCGCAATTCGCGGGCGAGGTCGTCGAACACGGCATCGCGCGGCGGCTGGATGTCCTCCAGCAATTGCTCCATCAGCGCGTCGTCGTGATCGGCGAGCTTCTCCAGCATCGAGAAGCGCGCCTCCTTCTCGCGGCCGAGATCGTCCCCCTCGAGCGCGATCACTTCGGAGGCCTTGTGCTCGCGATAGACGAACGCGCGCTCCAGCGCGAGATCGACGAAGCCCTCGATCAGTTCGCCCTTCCAGATCGGAATCTGGCGCAGCACCAGCGGCACGCGCGAGGCGGGCTGGAGCATCGCAAGCGTCTCGCGGATGCGCTTGTTGGCGCGGTCGATCTTGTTGAGGAACAGGAAACGCGGGATCTTCAGCTCCTCCAATTCGCGCAGGATGATCTGAAGCTGCGGCAGCTTCTTCTCGTCGGCCTCGCACACCACGATGGCGGCGTCGACCGCGGGAAGCGCGGCGCGCATGTCGTGGGCGAACTCGACGGAACCGGGACAATCCAGGAAGGTGTAGCTGTCGCCCATGAAACTGGTGGTGGCGGCAGTGAGCCCGACGGTCATCTTGTGATGACGGGCCTCAGGCGTGGCGTCGCCCACCGACGTACCGGCGTCGACGCTGCCGGCGCGCGGGATCGCGCCCGTCCGCGCCAGGATCGCTTCGAGAAGTGTGGTTTTACCTGATTGGAAAGGGCCCACCAGCGCGATGCACCGTGGACCTCGGGGACTTCTGACGTCTTGTCCCATTTCGCCGCCTCCTTGGTGTGGAGCTCGGCCCGTGATTGGGTCGGCAAACGCAGATGCTCTGCCCGTCCCCGAGATTTGGCAAGCGTCAAACGTCGCTGCGGTGCGTCGTCAGTTCGTTGGTACCGCTATCGCTCGATGTTCCACCTCTCCTCGCCGGGAAGAGGTGGAAGCAGCACCGCCGTTGAGGCGACGTTAACGACCCGGACGCA
This genomic interval from Bradyrhizobium guangzhouense contains the following:
- a CDS encoding elongation factor G; the protein is MGQDVRSPRGPRCIALVGPFQSGKTTLLEAILARTGAIPRAGSVDAGTSVGDATPEARHHKMTVGLTAATTSFMGDSYTFLDCPGSVEFAHDMRAALPAVDAAIVVCEADEKKLPQLQIILRELEELKIPRFLFLNKIDRANKRIRETLAMLQPASRVPLVLRQIPIWKGELIEGFVDLALERAFVYREHKASEVIALEGDDLGREKEARFSMLEKLADHDDALMEQLLEDIQPPRDAVFDDLARELREGLICPVLLGAALRENGVLRLMKALRHEAPGIAETAKRLGAPSAKDALGFVFKTLHSQHGGKLSLTRLLAGHLDDGATLQSSSGGASRISGILAVSGAYDSKRASAEAGDTVALAKLDAVKTGDTVSSGKTAPAALKASEPTPPVLAMSVAATDRKDDVKLGQALMRLHEEDPSLVIVQNAQTHDTVLWGQGEMHLRVASERLSDRFGVKIASHPPAIGYQETIRKPIVQRGRHKKQSGGHGQFGDVVLDIKPLPRGEGFRFAEKVVGGAVPRNYIGAVEEGVVDGLARGPLGFPVTDLEVTLTDGSYHSVDSSDLAFRTAARVGLNEGLPQCQSVLLEPIHVVEIVCPTDATAKINAILSARRGQILGFDTRDGWSGWDCVRAMMPEAEIGELIVELRSATAGAGSFTRQFDHMAEVTGRAADQIIAAHQHAA